The proteins below are encoded in one region of Methanobacterium aggregans:
- a CDS encoding ATP-grasp domain-containing protein — MKILFIGARLFDDVAFYAEQNGLETILTESNPLAHNLELADKHYLVSRGMKEPMDIAIREDVDAVVPLMGIDGPLLEVAQMKEKLEEDHGIPVAASGVSATSIAKDKLKTKEFLLKNGIKTPKFHKILPGTDEIIDTSFPVVLKQPEGQGGSGVKILPSRVDLDNCLEGLKNSMEEIFLEEFLQGIEVSIEVLRWNGSSVPLVPVYKGETTVEGIHPLNKIKKAPLELEGVNNKKNNLKIQELASKIAELMGIEGTADIDIIFDVEKRETNIIEINNRPSGTRYMTAASTGVNPLHELVDMAAGCWNPEKVQKHLKHFAGLEIPVGTLESERNNYKFRDFSGEESWIVHGPKNYERVTIRGKNLEETFKIAESLKIDLKME, encoded by the coding sequence ATGAAGATATTATTTATAGGAGCTCGGCTTTTCGATGATGTGGCCTTTTATGCAGAGCAAAATGGCTTGGAAACTATTTTAACAGAATCTAATCCTCTAGCCCATAACCTGGAACTTGCAGACAAACACTACCTCGTATCAAGGGGTATGAAAGAACCCATGGACATTGCAATCAGGGAAGATGTTGATGCAGTTGTTCCCTTAATGGGGATTGACGGTCCTTTGCTTGAGGTTGCCCAGATGAAGGAGAAACTTGAAGAAGATCACGGCATTCCAGTTGCGGCATCCGGAGTTTCTGCCACATCCATTGCAAAAGATAAACTCAAAACAAAGGAATTCCTCCTTAAAAATGGTATAAAAACACCGAAATTCCATAAAATTCTGCCAGGAACAGATGAAATTATTGATACTAGCTTTCCAGTTGTTTTAAAACAACCAGAAGGTCAGGGAGGTTCTGGAGTAAAGATATTGCCTTCCAGAGTTGATCTCGATAACTGTTTAGAAGGGCTAAAGAATTCCATGGAAGAGATATTTTTAGAAGAGTTTCTTCAGGGAATCGAGGTTTCAATAGAAGTTCTAAGGTGGAATGGTTCTTCTGTTCCACTCGTCCCTGTTTACAAAGGTGAAACCACTGTTGAAGGGATTCATCCATTGAATAAGATAAAAAAAGCCCCCCTTGAACTTGAAGGGGTTAACAACAAAAAGAACAACCTCAAAATTCAGGAACTGGCTTCAAAGATAGCTGAACTCATGGGTATCGAAGGAACTGCAGACATAGACATAATATTTGATGTTGAAAAAAGAGAAACCAACATCATTGAAATCAACAACCGTCCCAGTGGAACCAGATACATGACTGCTGCTTCAACTGGTGTGAATCCATTACATGAACTTGTTGATATGGCTGCAGGCTGTTGGAATCCTGAAAAGGTCCAGAAGCATTTAAAGCATTTTGCAGGGCTTGAAATACCTGTGGGAACCCTTGAAAGTGAGAGAAATAATTACAAATTTAGAGATTTCTCAGGAGAAGAATCATGGATAGTTCATGGCCCTAAAAACTATGAACGCGTCACTATCCGTGGAAAAAACCTTGAAGAAACCTTTAAAATTGCGGAATCCCTGAAGATAGATCTTAAAATGGAGTAG
- a CDS encoding glycosyltransferase family 4 protein: MTNIQTGIFIFIFAFIITTFFTFFIRRALRYADIKDNPIVTEHRHKAGTPTMGGLAILLGFLLVACAYPMNKILVLTAIIMMTAGIIGLLDDLIGLKTKEYQKLIRNVSQQPVEIGRLTLKHGENARVTTPKAKKDLVKLLEEEKVEVVDEVPIKKEIGEGEKIFAQILISLFLVVSGAVSTSVMGINVGLFIIPIIVMGIVGSINSVNLIDGMDGLAAGILAIASTSCAIFAFSTGNIDGTIPFLVLAGTCFGFLVFNKYPASIFMGDTGSFALGAGYITAAFLGNVIYFAVIALAIPIISVIVSLMHRAHIIKLPVEPLHHTLNYKGMSEQKIVGLYWGLTILVCAAAIYFYHAI, from the coding sequence TTGACTAACATTCAAACCGGCATTTTCATATTCATTTTTGCATTCATAATAACCACGTTCTTCACCTTCTTCATAAGAAGGGCGCTGAGGTATGCGGATATTAAAGATAATCCAATTGTAACGGAGCACAGACATAAGGCCGGCACACCAACCATGGGGGGACTTGCAATTCTCCTTGGTTTTCTTTTGGTGGCATGTGCATACCCCATGAATAAGATCCTGGTGTTGACGGCCATAATAATGATGACTGCCGGAATTATAGGTTTATTAGACGATTTAATCGGCCTTAAAACTAAGGAGTACCAGAAGCTCATAAGGAACGTATCACAGCAGCCAGTTGAAATAGGCAGATTAACACTTAAACACGGCGAAAACGCAAGGGTTACCACTCCCAAAGCAAAAAAGGATCTTGTGAAACTTCTTGAGGAGGAAAAGGTTGAAGTTGTAGATGAAGTTCCAATAAAAAAGGAAATAGGGGAAGGGGAAAAAATATTCGCTCAGATCCTGATTTCATTATTCCTAGTTGTTTCAGGGGCTGTGAGCACCTCGGTTATGGGGATCAACGTAGGACTGTTCATCATCCCCATTATTGTAATGGGTATCGTTGGATCCATAAACTCTGTAAATCTTATTGATGGAATGGACGGCCTTGCAGCAGGAATACTTGCAATAGCATCCACTTCATGTGCAATTTTCGCATTTTCCACTGGAAACATAGATGGAACCATTCCATTTTTGGTTCTTGCAGGTACCTGTTTCGGTTTTCTAGTGTTCAACAAATACCCTGCAAGCATATTCATGGGTGACACAGGTTCATTTGCACTTGGAGCAGGCTACATCACAGCAGCATTTCTTGGAAACGTCATATACTTTGCAGTGATTGCACTAGCAATTCCAATCATTTCAGTCATAGTGAGTTTAATGCACAGAGCTCATATCATAAAATTACCAGTTGAACCACTCCACCACACACTCAACTACAAGGGAATGTCTGAACAGAAAATAGTGGGTCTTTACTGGGGTTTAACTATTCTGGTATGTGCAGCTGCAATTTATTTTTACCACGCTATTTAA
- a CDS encoding Mur ligase family protein, whose product MEITTSYLAQKIDGKLFGPDKRINGIFNFLGDARHGDAVVRHWINEKGIEIAVEKGVSCIVTQNPHENAVETAEKLDLPLIVTERIELANAFAIEWAVKRFADDALRIVVTGTNGKSTTTHMIHKILEDAGYNTYTNTDPQSEFNTLIDPIVGKQIAEFPGKIEAMVVEVSEVQGWLDNLMKDHAQIMTSAVDPEVVVLTNVSLDHIGLVNSIEEAFHEISGAVKALASNSNTHEKTFAILNKEDPLIKKMANMIGPKTNLIFYGNCDSEKGPKCKEKDENDKGCSEVEICAKGITHNGDVVVPLEKLPFKSKHFLQNTMASVGAALAVKIPSELIEESVSSYKPLKRRFSVLHENPTIIDDFAHNPDGIIATIKSAAESLTTNGHLYIVSAIRGSRGESINSANAQAIAEGLNGLKGLKNSLIVTSSLDVVDMNNTVKPHEKRVFLENLEKRGLKYEFHEKLQTAVEAVLKSAKPQDTILLIGAQGMDPVSDLLDELIHEDV is encoded by the coding sequence ATGGAAATCACAACTTCTTATCTGGCTCAGAAGATTGATGGAAAACTATTTGGGCCTGATAAAAGGATCAACGGCATTTTCAACTTTCTTGGTGATGCTAGGCATGGAGATGCTGTGGTAAGACACTGGATCAATGAAAAGGGAATTGAAATTGCTGTAGAGAAGGGAGTTTCCTGCATTGTAACACAAAATCCTCATGAAAATGCTGTGGAAACTGCAGAAAAACTGGATTTACCATTAATAGTAACTGAAAGAATAGAACTTGCCAATGCATTTGCAATTGAATGGGCAGTTAAAAGGTTTGCAGATGATGCACTGCGCATCGTTGTGACAGGTACCAATGGAAAATCCACAACAACCCATATGATACATAAAATACTGGAAGATGCAGGTTACAATACTTACACCAACACAGACCCCCAATCTGAATTCAACACTTTGATAGACCCCATAGTTGGAAAACAGATAGCTGAGTTTCCTGGAAAAATTGAAGCAATGGTTGTGGAAGTTTCAGAGGTTCAGGGCTGGCTTGATAATCTAATGAAAGATCATGCCCAGATCATGACGTCAGCCGTGGATCCGGAAGTTGTTGTACTTACAAATGTTTCACTTGACCATATTGGACTTGTTAATTCAATAGAAGAAGCATTTCATGAAATATCTGGTGCAGTAAAAGCACTGGCCTCAAATTCCAACACCCATGAAAAAACCTTTGCCATTCTGAACAAAGAAGATCCTCTCATAAAAAAAATGGCCAACATGATAGGTCCGAAAACTAATTTAATATTTTATGGTAACTGTGATTCTGAAAAAGGTCCAAAATGTAAGGAAAAAGATGAAAATGATAAGGGATGTTCAGAAGTTGAGATCTGTGCAAAGGGAATCACCCACAACGGAGATGTTGTTGTGCCACTGGAAAAACTTCCATTCAAAAGCAAACACTTCCTCCAAAATACCATGGCTTCTGTTGGAGCGGCTTTGGCCGTTAAAATTCCCAGTGAACTCATTGAAGAATCAGTTTCATCCTACAAACCTCTGAAAAGAAGGTTCAGCGTATTGCATGAGAACCCCACAATAATCGATGACTTCGCCCACAACCCTGACGGGATCATTGCAACCATAAAAAGTGCTGCAGAAAGTTTAACAACCAACGGACATTTGTACATTGTATCTGCAATCCGTGGTTCAAGGGGAGAATCCATAAACAGTGCAAATGCACAGGCAATTGCAGAGGGATTGAATGGATTGAAAGGTCTCAAAAACAGCCTGATTGTAACTTCAAGCCTTGATGTTGTGGACATGAACAACACTGTGAAACCCCATGAGAAACGTGTTTTTCTAGAAAATCTTGAAAAGAGGGGTTTGAAATATGAGTTCCATGAGAAGCTCCAAACTGCAGTTGAAGCTGTCCTAAAATCTGCTAAACCTCAGGATACAATTCTATTAATAGGAGCACAGGGTATGGATCCTGTCTCAGATCTTTTAGATGAATTGATTCATGAAGACGTTTAA
- a CDS encoding Mur ligase family protein — MKCTVIGAGNAGRPVARILNHAGNSVTITDQKKIEEFPDKVQKTLMKMEEEGVELNLGSDAPLNFEKGENVYISPTIPENAPIREFLASEDNEIVTNEDVSRVINDLIPIDIVGVTGTLGKTSTTHTISEIFESAGYRVWMCSSRMGNLLSEVIVEGIINGKPQENDVAVLELPHGTSRLMSQVRLKVGVLTNIYPEHLDEFDYSMDKYAARKLFISSSSEKLVAGLQCKEFLKPLRDDTIFYCLNDPNEDSNEMKNQNGTCSVSGYPSNGNITISYTDIDIQEESGELETDLSGKFLAPFKLMSYYMENAVAAAAAALCYGLPEKDISDGLSSFHGVPGHMEYIGNYKGRDVHFDAAFVPEGLVNTLNIFSDKKLVILMDNPDSTNPRDKGKIGEVLGRYADVMIVSGYNETTKNLNMDAAKEVVNGAEGSKSLKFAVEDMKTAGELSIKHSKTGDVILHVGPGAITSYEEVKSKMILGIEEGCKKYE, encoded by the coding sequence ATGAAATGTACAGTCATAGGCGCAGGTAATGCTGGACGTCCAGTAGCACGGATACTTAACCATGCAGGTAACAGTGTAACCATCACCGATCAGAAGAAAATTGAAGAATTTCCAGATAAAGTCCAGAAAACCCTGATGAAAATGGAAGAAGAAGGAGTGGAACTTAACCTGGGTTCAGATGCACCACTTAACTTTGAAAAAGGAGAAAACGTTTATATATCCCCAACAATACCTGAAAATGCCCCAATAAGAGAATTTTTAGCTTCAGAAGATAATGAAATAGTTACAAACGAAGATGTTTCAAGGGTGATAAACGATCTGATCCCCATAGATATTGTTGGAGTTACAGGAACCCTTGGTAAGACCAGCACCACCCATACTATCTCTGAAATATTTGAAAGTGCAGGTTACAGGGTGTGGATGTGCTCATCAAGAATGGGTAACCTACTGAGTGAAGTAATAGTCGAGGGCATAATCAATGGAAAACCTCAAGAAAATGATGTTGCAGTGCTTGAACTTCCCCATGGAACTTCAAGACTCATGTCACAGGTTCGTTTGAAGGTTGGGGTTTTAACAAATATTTACCCAGAACACCTTGATGAATTCGATTACTCCATGGACAAATATGCAGCAAGAAAACTGTTCATATCCAGTTCAAGCGAAAAACTGGTTGCAGGATTGCAGTGCAAAGAATTTTTAAAGCCGTTACGTGATGATACCATATTTTACTGTTTGAACGATCCAAATGAAGATTCAAATGAAATGAAGAATCAAAATGGGACCTGCAGCGTTTCTGGTTATCCGTCCAATGGAAACATCACAATTTCTTATACAGATATAGATATTCAAGAAGAATCTGGAGAACTGGAAACAGATCTCAGTGGAAAATTTCTGGCACCATTCAAGTTAATGAGTTACTACATGGAAAATGCTGTGGCAGCAGCTGCAGCTGCACTCTGCTATGGACTCCCTGAAAAAGACATATCAGATGGTTTAAGCAGTTTTCATGGAGTTCCAGGACATATGGAGTACATTGGAAACTACAAAGGTAGGGATGTTCATTTCGATGCGGCTTTTGTACCTGAAGGACTGGTCAATACCCTAAATATATTTTCAGACAAAAAACTGGTGATTCTAATGGACAACCCTGACAGCACCAACCCCCGTGACAAAGGTAAAATTGGGGAAGTTCTTGGACGTTACGCAGATGTTATGATCGTAAGTGGATACAATGAAACAACTAAGAACCTCAATATGGATGCAGCGAAGGAAGTTGTTAATGGTGCTGAAGGTTCCAAATCCCTGAAGTTTGCGGTTGAGGATATGAAAACTGCAGGAGAGCTTTCAATCAAACATTCAAAAACCGGTGATGTTATCTTACATGTTGGACCCGGTGCAATTACTTCTTATGAAGAGGTTAAATCCAAAATGATATTGGGAATAGAAGAAGGATGTAAAAAATATGAATAA
- a CDS encoding Mur ligase family protein has protein sequence MNKDNTSSNHFNETENEIYGVIGICGIVGNIAARVLMDRGCHVLGTDMKSDDECEFKYALKKYIQNQDLEVYFSKHPDSFFSRSKYIIPPPSLSKDSKVFMKMEKIEANILDVDTLLNEIKPDKPVLCVTGTNGKTTTTTLLKHICKTAGLTTTEHGFRNLQGNIDYIPPLQARLKGDVAVLETGTFGIPGDLKRMVERCQPSCGIVTNITPDHIHDDQDFLSYASIKGTFIEYFKKGKLIVNADDPTLWGLVESYRSTSNNQNVSSDVNGCEYISFGVDYEATKPGKKKCICGREIQINETISGVGYYNCKCGLKRPEPDYLAGNIGEDSFTLKTPEGDVQFKMKIKGLHNVYNATGSIVAAIEFFKIDLNTIKKAVESFEGVSGRMEYMYTYNGSEVIVDYGHNPAGVGTVLREMKKIYKKLAVVVTISSESGESGDLEILQKAVEIGDFIVPASFYSRQAAEKHISSPKIILTDESKAEFKAGTLGATSKQVLEGLKKGLECDVDAVICLGEAAFKYKEHIKSLPCHLKEKNI, from the coding sequence ATGAATAAGGATAATACTTCCTCCAATCATTTCAATGAAACAGAAAATGAGATTTACGGCGTTATAGGAATTTGTGGAATAGTTGGAAATATTGCAGCCCGTGTACTGATGGACAGAGGATGCCATGTACTGGGGACTGACATGAAGTCAGATGATGAGTGTGAATTTAAATACGCCCTTAAAAAGTACATACAGAACCAGGACCTTGAGGTTTATTTTTCAAAACATCCTGACTCTTTCTTCAGCAGATCCAAGTACATAATACCTCCACCAAGCCTTTCAAAAGATTCAAAGGTATTCATGAAAATGGAAAAAATTGAAGCCAATATACTCGATGTCGATACACTTCTCAATGAAATAAAACCTGATAAGCCTGTTTTATGTGTTACAGGAACCAATGGAAAAACCACAACGACCACACTGTTGAAACATATCTGCAAAACTGCAGGTTTAACCACGACAGAGCATGGTTTCAGGAATTTACAGGGAAACATTGATTACATCCCACCACTACAGGCCCGGCTCAAGGGGGATGTGGCTGTTCTTGAAACTGGAACCTTTGGAATTCCAGGAGATCTTAAACGTATGGTTGAACGCTGCCAGCCATCCTGTGGTATTGTAACCAACATCACACCGGACCATATCCATGATGACCAAGATTTTCTAAGTTACGCCAGTATCAAAGGAACTTTCATTGAATACTTTAAAAAGGGTAAGTTAATTGTTAATGCAGATGATCCAACCCTTTGGGGACTTGTTGAATCATATAGGTCAACTTCCAACAATCAAAACGTCAGTTCAGATGTTAATGGTTGTGAATACATAAGCTTTGGAGTGGACTACGAAGCCACAAAACCAGGTAAAAAGAAATGTATCTGTGGCCGTGAAATTCAGATCAACGAAACAATATCTGGAGTGGGTTACTACAATTGCAAATGTGGGCTTAAAAGACCTGAACCCGATTATCTTGCAGGGAATATTGGAGAAGACAGTTTCACCTTGAAAACGCCTGAAGGTGATGTGCAGTTTAAAATGAAGATAAAGGGACTTCATAACGTTTACAATGCCACAGGTTCAATTGTGGCGGCAATTGAATTTTTTAAAATAGATTTAAATACTATTAAAAAGGCTGTTGAAAGTTTTGAAGGTGTTTCTGGACGTATGGAATACATGTACACCTACAATGGTAGTGAAGTTATCGTTGACTATGGCCATAACCCTGCAGGCGTTGGAACTGTTCTGAGGGAGATGAAAAAGATCTACAAAAAACTGGCGGTAGTTGTTACAATTTCATCGGAGTCTGGAGAAAGTGGAGATCTGGAAATACTCCAAAAAGCAGTTGAAATTGGAGATTTTATTGTGCCTGCATCTTTTTACTCAAGACAGGCTGCAGAGAAACATATTTCATCACCCAAGATCATATTAACTGATGAGTCCAAAGCAGAATTTAAAGCTGGCACACTTGGAGCAACATCAAAACAAGTCCTTGAAGGATTAAAAAAAGGTTTAGAATGTGATGTAGATGCTGTTATCTGCCTTGGTGAGGCTGCATTTAAATACAAAGAGCATATTAAATCACTGCCCTGCCATTTAAAGGAGAAGAATATTTAA
- a CDS encoding DUF356 domain-containing protein, whose product MNEYYNIRLLKEGDNMALILIRADNKEKLLNGIADVERHAKLKILGIPKIIPSESADKIVQGIIKQKLRSKSKKAVIVRVEEDTTKSIVHIRKIHPPAHLMVISEEYGEFKDLEANFKELKPFRGYYSPKNPNSPKPRSTNSKKKQK is encoded by the coding sequence GTGAATGAATATTATAATATCAGATTACTTAAAGAAGGTGACAATATGGCGTTAATTTTAATACGTGCAGATAATAAAGAAAAACTTTTAAACGGCATTGCAGACGTTGAAAGACATGCTAAATTAAAAATACTTGGAATTCCAAAGATAATACCATCAGAATCTGCTGATAAAATTGTTCAGGGAATAATAAAACAGAAACTTCGATCAAAATCAAAAAAAGCAGTTATTGTTAGGGTTGAGGAAGACACAACCAAGAGCATAGTTCATATAAGAAAAATACACCCTCCAGCACATTTGATGGTTATAAGTGAGGAGTATGGTGAATTTAAAGATCTTGAAGCTAATTTTAAGGAACTTAAACCATTCAGAGGTTATTATTCCCCTAAAAACCCTAATTCTCCAAAACCTAGAAGTACCAATTCTAAAAAAAAACAGAAATAA
- a CDS encoding multiprotein bridging factor aMBF1 — MRCEICGKKVVGTPLKTKIDGSVMLTCKECSKFGKIQREPQKPRRPGAPRKTGAPRRRPRPAEPTYEVVEECNVLVRQAREKKKWSREELAEKIYEKASVINRIESGKMIPDIKLARKLERILGITLLEKNDGATPEDIGHLNARGATIGDIARIKKR; from the coding sequence ATGAGATGCGAGATATGTGGAAAGAAAGTAGTAGGAACTCCATTGAAAACTAAGATCGATGGATCAGTAATGTTAACATGTAAAGAATGCTCTAAATTTGGTAAAATTCAGAGGGAACCTCAAAAACCAAGGAGGCCAGGTGCACCAAGAAAAACTGGAGCCCCAAGAAGACGACCAAGACCTGCAGAGCCTACATATGAAGTGGTTGAAGAATGTAATGTTCTTGTAAGGCAGGCTAGGGAGAAGAAGAAATGGTCACGTGAAGAGTTGGCCGAGAAGATTTATGAAAAGGCTTCTGTTATTAACAGGATAGAATCTGGTAAAATGATTCCTGATATAAAACTTGCACGGAAGCTTGAGAGGATCCTTGGTATCACACTTCTTGAGAAGAATGATGGTGCTACTCCTGAGGATATTGGGCATCTAAATGCTCGTGGAGCCACAATTGGAGATATAGCAAGGATAAAAAAACGTTAA
- a CDS encoding proteasome-activating nucleotidase: MENMSPNILKKIEDLKTEIKILKEENTKTKRNLTWKVRKLEKDKVLIENEKMRLDREVKSLRGEIERFRSPPLVIATVTEVLDDGRVVVKSSTGPNFVIGYSRFLNKKDLEPGVRVALNQQTFSIVHVLPSEKDPIVSGMEVDEKPQASYDQIGGLEEQVVEIKETVELPLKKPELFTNIGIEPPKGVLLYGPPGTGKTLLAKAVAHETNATFIKIVASEFVRKYIGEGARLVRGVFELAKEKSPSIIFIDEIDAIAAKRLKSSTSGDREVQRTLMQLLAEMDGFEARGDVGIIAATNRPDILDPALLRPGRFDRFIEVPVPNEDGRMEVLKIHTSHMSLDEEVDIQLIASLTEGASGADLKAICTEAGMFAIREERSTVTVADFMDAVEKIIGMEREEEMRREAGVMFG; the protein is encoded by the coding sequence ATGGAAAACATGTCCCCAAACATATTAAAAAAGATAGAAGACCTTAAAACTGAGATAAAAATTCTCAAAGAGGAGAATACTAAAACCAAACGTAATCTAACGTGGAAGGTGAGGAAACTCGAGAAAGATAAGGTCCTTATCGAAAATGAGAAGATGAGGCTGGACCGAGAAGTTAAATCTCTAAGGGGGGAGATTGAAAGGTTCAGATCACCTCCACTTGTAATTGCAACAGTAACCGAAGTTCTGGATGACGGTAGGGTAGTTGTAAAAAGCAGTACAGGTCCTAACTTTGTTATTGGATATTCACGCTTCCTAAATAAAAAGGATCTCGAACCTGGAGTTCGAGTTGCACTGAATCAGCAGACATTCAGCATAGTACATGTCCTACCATCTGAGAAGGACCCAATAGTAAGTGGTATGGAAGTGGATGAAAAACCACAGGCAAGCTACGATCAGATAGGCGGACTTGAGGAGCAGGTAGTTGAGATCAAAGAAACAGTTGAACTGCCCCTTAAAAAACCAGAACTATTCACAAACATTGGAATTGAACCACCAAAAGGTGTTCTTCTCTACGGCCCACCAGGAACAGGTAAAACCCTCCTTGCAAAGGCAGTTGCACATGAAACCAATGCAACCTTCATAAAGATAGTTGCATCTGAATTCGTCAGGAAGTACATAGGTGAAGGTGCAAGACTTGTCAGGGGCGTTTTTGAACTTGCAAAGGAAAAATCACCCAGCATAATATTCATAGATGAAATTGATGCAATTGCTGCTAAAAGGCTTAAAAGTTCAACAAGCGGTGATAGAGAGGTTCAAAGGACACTCATGCAGCTTCTTGCAGAGATGGATGGTTTTGAAGCCAGGGGAGATGTTGGAATCATTGCAGCAACCAACAGACCCGACATACTGGACCCTGCACTTCTGCGTCCTGGAAGGTTCGACAGGTTCATAGAGGTGCCAGTTCCAAACGAAGATGGCAGGATGGAAGTGCTCAAAATTCACACATCTCACATGTCCCTGGATGAAGAAGTGGACATCCAGCTCATTGCATCCCTTACAGAGGGAGCTTCAGGTGCTGACCTGAAGGCAATATGTACAGAAGCAGGTATGTTTGCAATAAGGGAAGAAAGGTCCACTGTAACTGTTGCAGACTTCATGGATGCCGTTGAGAAAATAATTGGAATGGAACGGGAAGAAGAGATGAGAAGAGAAGCTGGAGTTATGTTCGGCTGA
- the cobK gene encoding precorrin-6A reductase, whose protein sequence is MRIMVMAGTRDAVRIIEGLTASEDNEVLATTTTRYGGELARSAGASHVISRGLGVDEMVQIISQKNIEVLVDATHPFAAEATKNAIEASKIAGIKYIRFERPQIPLPEDDLIYEVRSFEEAASKVKEIAEKTLEKGAEKDLKDKNNLNPKIMHLAGVSTIHHLTKLISPENIVARVVPSIYSLNKCFELEMTGENIIAMQGTFSKDFNKVLMEEYHASVVLTKESGETGGTPSKIDAALELGIPVVVVTRPEVPELKNEKVFGDVNQLLMEFHRDSD, encoded by the coding sequence GCAGTCAGAATAATTGAAGGACTAACAGCCTCTGAAGATAATGAAGTACTTGCCACCACAACCACAAGGTACGGCGGTGAACTTGCAAGATCCGCAGGGGCTTCTCATGTTATATCAAGGGGATTGGGTGTGGACGAAATGGTTCAGATCATATCCCAAAAAAATATAGAAGTTCTTGTGGATGCAACCCATCCATTTGCAGCTGAAGCAACCAAAAATGCAATTGAGGCATCAAAAATAGCAGGAATAAAATATATAAGATTTGAAAGACCCCAAATACCACTTCCAGAAGATGATCTGATATATGAAGTCAGATCATTTGAAGAAGCAGCTTCAAAGGTGAAGGAGATTGCAGAAAAAACTTTAGAAAAAGGTGCAGAAAAGGATTTAAAAGATAAAAACAATTTAAATCCTAAAATAATGCACCTTGCAGGTGTTTCAACCATTCACCATTTAACTAAATTAATATCTCCAGAAAATATTGTTGCAAGAGTTGTACCATCAATATATTCATTGAATAAATGTTTTGAACTGGAAATGACAGGTGAAAACATAATAGCGATGCAGGGAACCTTTTCAAAGGACTTCAACAAGGTTCTGATGGAAGAGTACCATGCATCTGTTGTGCTCACGAAGGAGAGTGGTGAAACAGGAGGTACTCCCTCAAAGATAGATGCTGCACTTGAACTTGGAATCCCTGTGGTTGTTGTTACGCGTCCTGAAGTTCCAGAACTTAAAAATGAAAAGGTTTTTGGAGATGTAAATCAACTTTTAATGGAATTTCATAGGGACTCGGATTGA